From Triticum aestivum cultivar Chinese Spring chromosome 4A, IWGSC CS RefSeq v2.1, whole genome shotgun sequence, a single genomic window includes:
- the LOC123085032 gene encoding putative cysteine proteinase inhibitor 7 — protein sequence MRTSIALVIVVAAIIYAVAMPATAMPGGWEHIGNINDPKIQGLGRWAVAEHVKQAGGRLRFIKVVLGTVQVVSGFNYRLVVEALNGAGKKDAYKVEVYEAAANKRRKLISFAPVAQEA from the coding sequence ATGAGGACCAGCATCGCCCTcgtcatcgtggtggccgccatcATCTACGCCGTCGCCATGCCCGCCACGGCGATGCCCGGCGGGTGGGAACACATCGGTAACATCAACGACCCGAAGATCCAGGGGCTCGGCCGTTGGGCGGTGGCGGAGCACGTGAAGCAGGCGGGCGGCCGGCTCAGGTTCATCAAGGTGGTGCTGGGCACGGTGCAGGTGGTGTCGGGCTTCAACTACCGGCTCGTCGTCGAGGCGCTGAACGGCGCCGGCAAGAAGGACGCGTACAAGGTGGAGGTGTACGAGGCGGCAGCCAACAAAAGGCGCAAGCTC